From the Corvus cornix cornix isolate S_Up_H32 chromosome 21, ASM73873v5, whole genome shotgun sequence genome, the window GGGTCACTCCGGGCACAGTGAGGATCTCCGGGGTGCCAGGGGGTCACTCCGGGCACAGTGAAGATCCCTGGGGTGCCAGGGGGTCACTCCGGGAACACTGAGGAGTCCCGGGATGCCAGGGGGTCACTTCGGGCACGCTGAGGAGCCCCGGGGTGCGGGGGGGGGTCACTCCGCGCACACTGAGGCTCCCAGGGTGCTAGGGGGTCACTCCGGGCATGCTGAGGAGCCCCGGGGTGCCGGGGGGGGGTCACTCCGGGCACAGTGAGGATCTCCGGGGTGCCGGGGGTCACTCCGGGCACAGTGAGGATCTCCGGGGTGCCGGGGGTCACTCCGGGCACAGTGAGGAGCCCCGGGGTGCCGGGCGGTCACTCTGGGCACAGTGAGGATCTCCGGGGTGCCGGGGGGTCACTCCGGGCACAGTGAGGAGCCCCGGGGTGCCGGGGGTCACTCCGGGCACAGTGAGGAGCCCCGGGGTGCCGGGGGTCACTCCGGGCACAGTGAGGAGCCCCGGGGTGCCGGGCGGTCACTCCGGGCACAGTGAGGAGCCCCGGGGTGCCGGGGTCACTCCGGGCACAGTGAGGAGCCCCGGGGTGCCGGGCGGTCACTCTGGGCACAGTGAGGAGCCCCGGGGTGCCGGGGGTCACTCCGGGCACAGTGAGGAGCCCCGGGGTGCCGGGGGTCACTCCGGGCACAGTGAGGAGCCCCGGGGTGCCGGGCGGTCACTCTGGGCACAGTGAGGAGCCCCGGGGTGCCGGGGGTCACTCCGGGCACAGTGAGGAGCCCCGGGGTGCCGGGGGTCACTCCGCGCACGCTGAGGCGGGGGCGGGGTCTCCCCGCGGGCGGTGCAGGGGCGCAGCGCACGCGCACCCCACGTGCTGCTCCCCGCCCCCTGAGGCTCCGCccccgctcccggccgggcccgcccgcgccccgcaGGCCCCGCCCCCTCAGAGCCCGGCCAGGCAGCACTGTCCGCTCTCAGGCGCCGTGCGCGGGTGGGACCGGAAGCGATCGACGCTGTCGGCGCTCGGCTGGGGCGGCCCGAGCGTGGTTGTGCGCAGGCGCACGGGGCGCGCTCCCTTTCTGCCCCGCGCGGAGCCGCCATGGCGCCCGCGGTGAGTGAGCGCGAGACCGGCACCGGCCGCGGCCCCCCCGAGCCTCCCCCCGCCGCCACCGGGgcacccccgccccgccccgagCCCCCGCCaccccccgcggccccgccgcctgCCGAGCCACGCCGCCTGCCCCCGCCCGCTCTTCTCCGCGTGCGGCCGGGCCCAGCCCGCGCCTTCCCGGGGCCCCACGCGACGCCCGCCGCCCATGCGGGTCGTGGAGGCGGGCGGCGGGCGAGTCCCATCCCCACCGCGCTGTCCCCGAACCCGATCCGTGCCTGGGCCCTTCCCCTGTCCGCCCGCCCGGAGCTCGGCCCGGCCCCTCCCTGCCACCCGGGGTCGGTCCCTCAGAGCgctccctctccctttctctctcatTCTCCCTCACTCTCCCTCACTCTCTTTCCCACTACAGCAGAAAAAGCCCGCGGCGAAAGGTGGCAAGAAGAAGAAGCAGGTTCTGAAGTTCACGCTGGACTGCACGCACCCCGTGGAGGATGGCATCATGGACGCCGCCAACTTCGTGAGTGCGGGGTCCCCGGGGAGCCGCGGTGGCTCCGCCGCCTCGGGGGGCCTTCCCAGGGTGATGCTCCGCTCCCGGCGGCCTCACACATCCCCGGCTatcccctggccctgccccgTGCCCCTGACGCCGTCCCgtgggcagaggagcagggagtgctGAGGCTGGGCATGAGGCTGGATTTGGGACACTTCGTGGTTAAAGCACGAGTGTTGTCCCTGTCCATGGACAGTTTTCCTGTCCATCTTTGCTCGGTGAGTTCCCATCATGCCAGGGATGTTGCGAGGTCAGGGATGCTGCAGTTTGAGATCATGAACCTATGGCCGTCCTAACCATGTTCCAGCGTGGGCCTGGGTGAGGATGGGGCTGAGGGGAGCTCAGAGGAACCTGACCCCACTGTCCTGACTGTCCCCTTGGAGGGTCGGGAACATCCCCACCATGCCAGTCTGATATGTTCAGGCCTGAGCACCTCACCCAGGTGTGGCTTTGATGGGGTGGATTAGCCTGGCCTGAGGAAGGGGCTCTCCGCTGCTCTCCTGGGCTATGGGGGCACTGTTGTCTCTTTCCCAGCTCCAAAGCACCAGGCACAAGCCAGCTGGGGGGCTGTGTCCAGTGGGAGCTGTGGCACTGGCTCACAGCTGTGTTCCTCTTGCAggagcagttcctgcaggaacGGATCAAGGTGAATGGCAAAGCAGGAAACCTGGGTGGGGGCGTGGTGACCATCGAGAGGAGCAAGAGCAAGATCACGGTCACGTCAGAGGTGCCGTTCTCCAAGAGGTGAGGTGGGGCAGGCCCATGTACCGCTGGGGCCAGTTGGTCAGTGTGGCCACAGATGGCTTTTGGCAGGAGATGGTCAGTGTGCACTGAGAGAGGGCTAGCAGGGAAGAGATGTCTCAGTGTCGAAGTTGTGCTGGGATTTGTGCTACCTGGCACTCGCTGAGTGGCTGTCTCCCCAAATGATGTATGAGAGAGGAATGTGTTCGATACTCCACCTGGGaaggctgctgggctgggcggtggggggagctgcagccaaaAAGTGCTCAGTGGAGAATTTAGGGGTGTCTGCAGCCGAGGTCTCTCGGATTGTTCCCCCCCCCCATCTTGTGGGGCTCCGGTCCTCTGCCACCTTCTGCTGGCTGCCTGTCTTTGGGCTGGCATTGGCAAAATGTGGTTGTGCCAGGGTGTCCCAGATTGTTCCCCTCGTCCCATGGTGCTCTGGCCCTTTTCCCACTTGTCCTGGCTGCATGTCCTGGGGACCAGCATCAACAAACTGGGGTTGTGCCATGGCAGAGGTGGCTCAGGGGCTGGCTGGGCGTGCAGAGCcgtgggaagagcagagctgtgtgggcGGTGGGCGTGCCCTGCCCTGTGAGCACCCGCCTTTCTCCCAACGCTGTTGGTCCATGTCGGTGCCGCACCTGGCACATCCCAGCAGCGGGTATTCACCATCCCAGTGCAGATTCCCTGTGGGGTGGGTACAAGGCACTGGGGTCGCAGCCT encodes:
- the RPL22 gene encoding 60S ribosomal protein L22: MAPAQKKPAAKGGKKKKQVLKFTLDCTHPVEDGIMDAANFEQFLQERIKVNGKAGNLGGGVVTIERSKSKITVTSEVPFSKRYLKYLTKKYLKKNNLRDWLRVVANSKESYELRYFQINQDEEEEEEED